Proteins from one Deltaproteobacteria bacterium genomic window:
- a CDS encoding AMP-binding protein translates to MQIGPAANAQNYPDKLAIVCRDRRYTWREWNARINQLAYGLRALGLRAGDKVAVLLNNCHEALEVTSACSKTGTVAVPLNYRLTSSEIAYIVNNSDSRAFIFGAEFTDRVRVVQEQLPLVPRDNLRVVSDGVNGEFAAYEQLLAAQPSGEPEGDSVPGLSAMIYTSGTTGQPKGVARNGPVDPMIVLGIIQGFNLTPDEVHLVCAPLYHSAPLLGSALTIALGGTLVIMPKFEPEEFLRLVEQERVTSTMAVPTIMKRIVALPPAVRTRYQGRSMRALIFGAAPCPMETKRAITDYFGDCLYEYYGSTDAGLNTILPPHEQFTKPGSCGRVLPGHEIKIFDEAGNELPAGEPGDVYIYNSLVAAMQYYKDPEKTRKSFRGQYMTVGDVGYFDSEGYLYLVDRKIDMVISGGVNIYPAEIEAVIHEHPAVLDVAVIGVPNEDWGEELKAVVQLKPGAAARPEDICDFCAERLADYKRPRSVDFVDEVPRNPSGKILKRELRQRYWAAAGRKI, encoded by the coding sequence ATGCAGATCGGCCCGGCCGCCAACGCGCAAAACTATCCCGATAAGCTCGCCATCGTCTGCCGCGACCGGCGCTACACCTGGCGCGAGTGGAATGCGCGCATCAATCAGCTGGCGTATGGGCTGCGCGCGCTCGGCTTGCGCGCGGGGGACAAGGTGGCGGTGCTGCTCAACAACTGCCACGAGGCGCTGGAGGTCACCAGCGCGTGCAGCAAGACCGGGACGGTGGCCGTGCCGCTGAACTATCGGCTGACCTCGAGCGAGATTGCCTACATCGTCAACAACTCCGACTCGCGTGCATTCATCTTCGGCGCCGAGTTCACCGACCGCGTGCGCGTGGTGCAGGAGCAATTGCCGCTGGTGCCGCGCGACAACTTGCGCGTCGTCAGCGACGGCGTCAACGGCGAGTTCGCCGCCTACGAGCAGCTGCTCGCCGCCCAGCCCAGCGGCGAGCCCGAGGGCGACAGCGTTCCCGGGCTCTCGGCCATGATCTACACCTCCGGCACCACCGGCCAGCCGAAGGGCGTGGCCCGCAATGGCCCGGTCGATCCGATGATCGTCCTCGGTATCATCCAAGGCTTCAACCTGACGCCCGACGAGGTGCATCTGGTGTGCGCGCCGCTCTATCACAGCGCCCCCCTACTGGGCTCGGCGTTGACAATCGCCTTGGGCGGTACGTTGGTGATCATGCCGAAATTCGAGCCGGAGGAGTTCCTGCGCCTGGTGGAGCAGGAGCGTGTGACCTCGACGATGGCCGTGCCCACCATCATGAAGCGCATCGTGGCGTTGCCGCCGGCGGTGAGGACACGCTACCAGGGGCGCTCGATGCGGGCGCTGATCTTCGGCGCCGCCCCCTGCCCGATGGAAACCAAACGTGCAATCACCGACTACTTCGGTGACTGCTTGTACGAGTACTACGGCTCCACCGATGCCGGCCTGAACACCATCCTGCCGCCGCACGAGCAGTTCACCAAGCCGGGCAGCTGCGGCCGGGTGCTGCCGGGGCACGAGATCAAGATCTTTGACGAGGCCGGCAATGAGCTGCCCGCGGGCGAGCCCGGTGACGTCTACATCTACAACTCGCTGGTGGCAGCGATGCAGTACTACAAGGACCCGGAGAAGACGCGCAAGTCGTTTCGCGGCCAGTACATGACCGTCGGCGATGTCGGCTACTTCGATTCCGAGGGCTATCTCTATCTGGTCGACCGCAAGATCGACATGGTGATCTCCGGCGGGGTCAATATCTACCCGGCGGAAATCGAGGCGGTCATCCACGAGCATCCCGCGGTGCTCGACGTTGCCGTCATCGGCGTACCCAACGAAGACTGGGGCGAGGAGTTGAAAGCGGTGGTGCAATTAAAGCCGGGCGCGGCGGCTCGCCCCGAGGATATTTGCGACTTCTGCGCCGAGCGCCTGGCCGACTACAAGCGCCCGCGCAGCGTGGATTTCGTTGACGAGGTGCCGCGCAACCCCTCCGGCAAGATCCTCAAGCGCGAGCTGCGCCAGCGCTACTGGGCCGCCGCCGGCCGCAAGATCTAA
- the grxD gene encoding Grx4 family monothiol glutaredoxin, whose protein sequence is MTDELRQRIQSLVATHKIVIFMKGTKVFPMCGFSASAVAVFHELGVPFETVNILEDPELREGIKEFSNWPTIPQVYLAGKFVGGADIVREMYESGELQPLVQSALAA, encoded by the coding sequence ATGACCGATGAGTTGAGACAGCGTATTCAGTCGCTGGTCGCGACGCACAAGATCGTGATCTTCATGAAGGGCACTAAGGTGTTCCCCATGTGCGGCTTCTCCGCCAGCGCGGTGGCCGTGTTTCACGAGCTGGGCGTGCCGTTCGAGACGGTGAACATTCTCGAAGATCCCGAGCTGCGCGAAGGCATCAAGGAATTTTCCAACTGGCCGACGATCCCGCAGGTATATCTGGCCGGCAAGTTCGTCGGTGGCGCCGATATCGTGCGCGAGATGTACGAGAGCGGCGAGTTGCAGCCGCTGGTGCAGTCGGCGTTGGCGGCGTGA
- a CDS encoding BolA/IbaG family iron-sulfur metabolism protein, whose product MMHPDDIRELLAAAIPNAEIEVRDLTGGGDHFEVTVVSEIFAGRGRVDQHQLVYAPLRAALADRIHALALKTYTPEQWRQRPKSLRVIA is encoded by the coding sequence GTGATGCATCCTGATGACATCAGAGAATTGCTCGCTGCCGCGATCCCGAACGCCGAGATCGAGGTGCGTGATCTGACCGGTGGCGGCGACCACTTCGAGGTCACGGTGGTGTCCGAGATCTTCGCCGGCCGGGGGCGGGTCGACCAGCATCAGCTGGTTTATGCCCCGCTGCGCGCGGCGCTGGCCGACCGCATTCACGCGCTGGCGCTGAAGACCTATACGCCCGAGCAATGGCGGCAGCGCCCGAAATCACTCCGGGTGATCGCTTGA
- a CDS encoding PKD domain-containing protein, whose protein sequence is MWLLGGLLLVAGCGGCRESSEPQPDTAPRLEVRRPPARTLAAGGARAPTPAGRIVPPTLALRPTKALAPEAAPTFPPAPEPPPEEDAAAGTEAELADEGDCVVIIDADPDFGEPPLTVNFSVESQCPSGIPTYAWDFGDQSPPSSEPAPVHVFEKAGEYLVRLRAAAPDGSRASDELDITVEAGFEQ, encoded by the coding sequence GTGTGGCTACTGGGCGGGCTGCTGCTTGTGGCAGGATGCGGCGGCTGCCGGGAGTCGAGTGAGCCGCAGCCGGACACGGCCCCGCGCCTGGAAGTGCGGCGGCCGCCGGCGCGCACGCTGGCCGCCGGCGGCGCGCGTGCGCCCACCCCCGCCGGCCGCATCGTGCCACCAACACTGGCTCTGCGGCCGACCAAGGCGCTGGCCCCCGAAGCCGCGCCCACCTTCCCACCGGCGCCGGAACCACCCCCCGAAGAAGACGCGGCTGCCGGCACCGAAGCCGAGCTCGCGGATGAAGGCGACTGCGTCGTGATCATCGACGCCGATCCCGATTTCGGCGAGCCGCCGCTGACCGTCAACTTCAGCGTGGAAAGCCAGTGCCCGAGCGGCATCCCGACCTACGCTTGGGACTTCGGTGACCAGTCGCCGCCGTCATCTGAGCCGGCCCCGGTGCACGTGTTCGAGAAGGCCGGTGAGTACCTGGTGCGCCTGCGGGCCGCCGCCCCGGACGGCTCGCGCGCCTCGGACGAGCTCGATATCACCGTCGAGGCCGGCTTCGAGCAGTAG
- a CDS encoding HEAT repeat domain-containing protein has translation MAVWTRPLSGLWLLLALALALGAARAGAQISSKQIRERYERNTKGGTKLEDFVKKLDSPEPEVRLDGLKSLGETKDAKAVTYIMQAVGDSDMRVKVKAIDLLAGLRANDATPVLVQYLFLRTVDGQLKQRILAALGKIGDPRAAQPIMEFLQRDLDPAMRGTAIFALGEIGAPEALERLTQIAQAENDPTLRRLAGEAAAKVRQHQAAVQSEAKEPPATFLEPKRPPQEQPQ, from the coding sequence ATGGCAGTGTGGACTCGCCCGCTCTCCGGGTTGTGGCTGCTGCTGGCGCTGGCGCTGGCGCTGGGCGCGGCGCGCGCCGGGGCGCAGATTTCGTCGAAGCAAATCCGCGAGCGCTACGAGCGCAACACCAAGGGCGGCACGAAACTCGAGGACTTCGTCAAGAAGCTCGATAGCCCCGAACCGGAAGTGCGGCTCGACGGGCTGAAGTCACTGGGTGAGACCAAGGACGCCAAGGCGGTCACCTACATCATGCAAGCGGTGGGCGACTCGGATATGCGGGTGAAGGTCAAGGCCATCGACTTGTTGGCGGGGCTGCGGGCCAACGACGCCACCCCGGTGCTGGTGCAGTATCTCTTCCTGCGCACCGTCGACGGGCAGCTCAAGCAGCGCATCTTGGCAGCGCTGGGTAAAATCGGCGACCCGCGCGCGGCGCAGCCGATCATGGAATTCCTCCAGCGTGATCTCGATCCCGCCATGCGCGGCACCGCGATATTCGCCCTCGGTGAAATCGGCGCGCCCGAGGCGCTCGAACGCCTGACCCAGATCGCACAGGCCGAGAACGATCCCACCCTGCGCCGCTTAGCGGGCGAGGCGGCCGCCAAGGTGCGCCAGCACCAAGCGGCGGTACAAAGCGAAGCCAAGGAGCCGCCGGCGACCTTCTTGGAGCCCAAACGCCCGCCGCAAGAACAACCGCAATAG
- a CDS encoding sigma-54-dependent Fis family transcriptional regulator, translating into MAKPHGQPEDTSAAARERDLYLRLLKLGRERELTPFLKEALALFVDLADARLGYLELYDGEQAGGKPGWWIAHGFADDEIEAVRGKISRGIIAEALATGEIVVTPSAVLDPRFEERDSVQASRIEAVLCAPIGTDHPRGVLYLQGPAGSGLFSEAGCAQAEIFTLHIEPFVERLIEQEHRRVTADPTLSIRQHLRVDGIVGRSAALAEVLRQVELAAPLEINVLLTGETGTGKSQLARAIHDNSRRAAQPLIEVNCGSLPESLVENELFGALPGAHSTAVKRIVGKVAAAENGTLFLDEVSDLPLGAQAKLLQLLQSHQYYPLGADTPVQADVRVIAATNTDLQRAVAEQRFREDLFYRLHVLPIRVPALAERCEDIPELVQFFCASASARHQLPLLRFSANALRALATAPWPGNIRQLANAVEAAVIRAAGQGVSQIECAHVFPETAESRPAATMTFQEATRRFQASFLTNALNATDWNITETAQRLDLARSHLYALIRALGLRGQQ; encoded by the coding sequence ATGGCCAAGCCGCACGGTCAGCCGGAAGACACCTCGGCGGCGGCCCGTGAGCGCGATCTTTACCTCCGGCTGCTCAAGCTCGGCCGCGAGCGCGAGCTGACGCCGTTCTTGAAGGAGGCGCTGGCGCTCTTTGTCGATCTCGCTGACGCTCGGCTCGGCTACCTCGAACTCTACGACGGCGAGCAAGCCGGCGGCAAGCCCGGCTGGTGGATCGCGCACGGCTTCGCCGACGACGAAATCGAGGCCGTGCGCGGCAAGATCTCGCGCGGCATCATCGCCGAGGCGCTGGCAACCGGCGAAATCGTCGTTACCCCGTCCGCGGTCCTGGACCCGCGCTTCGAGGAACGCGACAGCGTCCAAGCCAGCCGCATCGAAGCCGTGCTCTGCGCGCCCATCGGCACGGATCACCCGCGTGGAGTCCTCTATCTGCAAGGCCCGGCCGGCAGCGGGCTGTTCTCCGAGGCCGGCTGCGCGCAGGCCGAGATCTTCACCCTTCATATCGAACCCTTCGTCGAGCGCTTGATCGAGCAGGAGCACCGCCGGGTGACGGCGGACCCGACGCTGAGCATTAGGCAACACCTGCGCGTGGACGGCATCGTCGGCCGGAGCGCGGCCCTGGCCGAGGTGTTGCGTCAAGTGGAGCTGGCGGCGCCGCTCGAAATCAATGTGCTGCTGACGGGCGAGACCGGCACCGGCAAGAGCCAGCTGGCGCGCGCCATCCACGACAACAGCCGCCGTGCTGCGCAGCCCCTGATCGAGGTCAACTGCGGCTCGTTGCCGGAATCACTGGTGGAGAACGAGCTCTTCGGCGCGCTGCCCGGTGCACACTCTACCGCCGTCAAGCGGATCGTGGGCAAAGTGGCGGCCGCCGAGAACGGCACGCTGTTTTTGGACGAGGTCAGCGACTTGCCCCTCGGCGCCCAGGCCAAGCTGCTGCAGCTGCTGCAATCACACCAGTACTATCCGCTCGGGGCGGATACCCCCGTGCAAGCCGACGTCCGAGTCATCGCGGCGACCAACACCGACTTGCAGCGGGCGGTGGCGGAGCAGCGCTTTCGCGAGGATCTGTTCTACCGGCTGCATGTGCTGCCCATCCGCGTGCCGGCGCTGGCAGAGCGGTGCGAAGACATCCCCGAGCTCGTGCAGTTCTTCTGTGCTTCGGCGTCTGCGCGCCATCAGCTGCCACTGCTGAGGTTTTCCGCCAACGCGCTGCGAGCGCTGGCGACCGCGCCGTGGCCGGGCAACATCCGGCAGCTGGCCAACGCGGTCGAGGCGGCGGTGATTCGCGCTGCCGGCCAAGGCGTGTCACAAATTGAATGTGCACACGTGTTTCCGGAGACGGCCGAGAGCCGGCCCGCTGCAACGATGACGTTCCAGGAAGCCACCCGCCGTTTCCAGGCGAGCTTCTTGACGAACGCGCTCAACGCTACGGACTGGAACATCACCGAGACCGCGCAGCGGCTCGACCTCGCGCGCTCGCACCTCTACGCGCTCATCCGCGCCCTCGGCCTGCGCGGCCAGCAGTAG
- a CDS encoding protein kinase: protein MHDDSRTQFADFPATARFRPIACLGSGSIGVVYRVHDLESETDVALKTVRVPAPDRLYSLKQEFRALAGIVHPNLIELYELFVAGESCFFTMELVDGIGFAEAVAAGLRDGGKGLEVAALSVLCQHVRQVVAGLSAVHEAGKLHRDVKPSNIMVTTGGRIVVLDFGLATALHLTGELDGFGGSPAYMAPEQAWGRPLTPAADWYALGVVLYEALTGELPFTGSPARIIRDKARPPLRSARALRPDIPAALDELITALLHSDPMQRPGAAQILECLAECDGGRAPSPPPAQSPESSPFVGRENEMACLAELFAAVRAGAAPVVAHVVGPSGIGKTALAQRFIDGVGGEALVLRGRCRPQESVPYNALDAVVDALSRHLLSLSDDEVARLGRLHPAELAQLFPVLRRVALFSAQPPPEAEPHEIRRRGVAALRELLRGLGKTRPVIVWVDDVQWSDIDSALLLLDLLRGAEAPRMLLLLSYRSEAEVPFLRAWEEHSEDLRQLRSEVVQLAALSPAESLMLAGRLRGDAQGAQRIAAEAAGSPFLLCELARLSAAPSAPRADEHAPASALADVVSRRLQPLAPAARRLLEVVAVAARPIERELALRVAHLGAPGRPVVARLADSCLLRSAVINESVQIEPYHDRIGEALLASLPADQLRRCHGELADEFERLSSPEPEALLRHCLGAGRPERAALWGERAADRAAEALAFRRAAELYGQVLELQPEHRGRPALLAKHAEALANAGHTAGAAAQFEAAAQAFEACGAEKPRVLDLRRRAGEHYLRSGHVPAGTAAMRAVLDAVGVSYPRSPGKALLWALALRARLAWRGLKFHPRTPDEIPPELRLRLDTCWGTCSSFAMIDQVAAEVVAMRHLLDALNAGDALHIARGLAIEIPKTQQIGGRFLRQRAERLVRLLERLTTENGGPYEHAMFHASLAGSAFEDGKWSAAWAHADQSTVILRQHCRGVAWETVTFEGFALSALAQMGELREVGRRLPLLVSDAEERGDLYAQLCFKASFPNLVYLAEDRPDYARRVADEAIGRWPSSGAFDIEHYFHLIAGMHLDLYAGGWGAWRRINEVWPKLQRALLLAMESPRVELRNMRARAALAAASTGAGATAGGMDRRWTVPRLLRLAARDAARIARDTGIASASPFSKLLLAGVAHAEGRPTQAADAYAEAACACASADMNLYAAAARYREGELRGGDTGQRLRSESEDWMRAQGIQNPAAMARVWCPVDSLELDPKRRRA from the coding sequence ATGCACGACGACTCGCGGACGCAGTTCGCTGATTTTCCTGCGACCGCGCGGTTTCGCCCGATCGCGTGTTTGGGCTCCGGTAGCATCGGCGTGGTCTACCGCGTTCACGACCTGGAATCGGAAACCGACGTGGCGCTGAAGACGGTGCGCGTCCCCGCGCCCGATCGTCTCTATAGCCTGAAACAGGAATTCCGCGCCCTCGCCGGCATCGTCCATCCCAACCTGATCGAGTTGTACGAGCTGTTCGTTGCCGGAGAGTCGTGCTTCTTCACCATGGAGCTAGTCGACGGCATCGGGTTTGCCGAGGCGGTGGCTGCCGGTCTGCGTGATGGGGGCAAGGGCCTCGAGGTCGCCGCCCTCAGCGTGCTTTGCCAACATGTCCGACAGGTGGTGGCAGGATTGTCCGCCGTGCACGAGGCCGGGAAACTCCATCGCGACGTGAAGCCGTCCAACATCATGGTCACCACCGGCGGCCGCATCGTCGTGCTGGATTTCGGACTGGCCACGGCGCTGCACCTAACCGGCGAGCTCGATGGCTTCGGCGGCTCGCCGGCATACATGGCTCCCGAGCAAGCCTGGGGGCGGCCGTTGACGCCGGCGGCCGACTGGTACGCGCTGGGGGTGGTGCTTTATGAGGCGTTGACGGGGGAGCTGCCTTTCACCGGCTCGCCCGCGCGCATAATACGAGACAAAGCCCGTCCGCCACTGCGTTCAGCGCGGGCGTTGCGGCCGGACATCCCGGCCGCGCTCGATGAGCTGATTACCGCCTTGCTCCATTCCGATCCGATGCAGCGCCCCGGCGCCGCGCAGATCCTCGAATGTTTGGCCGAGTGCGATGGCGGGCGCGCGCCATCGCCCCCACCGGCGCAGTCACCGGAGAGCTCGCCGTTTGTGGGCCGCGAGAACGAGATGGCGTGCTTGGCCGAGCTGTTTGCCGCGGTACGAGCTGGGGCCGCCCCCGTGGTGGCGCACGTGGTCGGGCCCTCGGGCATAGGCAAGACCGCGCTCGCCCAGCGTTTCATCGACGGGGTTGGCGGCGAGGCGCTGGTGTTACGCGGGCGTTGCCGCCCGCAGGAGAGCGTGCCCTACAACGCGCTCGATGCGGTGGTGGATGCACTCAGCCGGCACCTGCTGTCGCTCTCCGACGACGAGGTCGCCCGCCTCGGGCGGCTGCACCCGGCCGAGCTGGCCCAGCTCTTCCCGGTGTTGCGCCGGGTGGCGTTGTTCTCGGCGCAGCCTCCACCGGAAGCCGAACCGCACGAGATCCGCCGCCGCGGCGTCGCCGCCTTGCGCGAGCTGCTGCGGGGCTTGGGAAAAACGCGGCCGGTGATCGTGTGGGTCGATGACGTGCAGTGGAGCGACATCGACAGCGCTTTGTTGTTACTCGACCTGCTGCGCGGGGCGGAGGCCCCGCGGATGCTCTTGCTGCTGTCGTACCGGAGCGAGGCCGAGGTGCCGTTCCTGCGCGCGTGGGAGGAGCACTCTGAGGACCTGCGCCAGCTGCGTAGCGAGGTCGTACAGCTGGCGGCCTTGAGCCCGGCCGAGTCGCTGATGCTTGCCGGCCGGTTGCGCGGCGACGCTCAGGGCGCGCAGCGGATTGCGGCCGAGGCCGCCGGATCACCGTTCCTTTTGTGTGAGCTGGCGCGACTGTCTGCTGCTCCGAGTGCACCGAGGGCGGACGAGCACGCGCCGGCGTCAGCCCTGGCTGACGTTGTCAGCCGGCGATTGCAGCCCCTTGCGCCAGCGGCGCGCCGGCTGTTGGAAGTCGTCGCGGTGGCGGCGCGGCCCATCGAACGAGAGCTCGCACTGCGGGTCGCACACCTCGGTGCGCCGGGGCGCCCGGTGGTGGCGCGCCTGGCGGACTCGTGTCTGCTGCGCTCGGCGGTGATTAATGAGTCGGTGCAGATCGAGCCCTATCACGATCGCATCGGCGAGGCGCTGCTGGCCAGCTTGCCGGCGGACCAGCTGCGCCGCTGCCACGGTGAGCTGGCGGACGAGTTTGAGCGGTTGTCGTCGCCCGAGCCGGAGGCGCTGCTGCGTCACTGCCTCGGGGCGGGACGGCCCGAGCGTGCGGCGCTGTGGGGCGAGCGCGCCGCCGATCGGGCGGCCGAGGCGCTTGCCTTCCGCCGCGCCGCAGAGCTGTACGGCCAGGTGCTCGAGCTGCAGCCGGAGCACCGCGGCCGCCCGGCGCTGTTGGCCAAGCACGCCGAAGCCTTGGCCAATGCGGGGCATACTGCCGGCGCTGCCGCCCAATTCGAGGCCGCGGCGCAGGCCTTTGAAGCATGCGGGGCAGAAAAGCCGCGCGTGCTCGATCTGCGCCGCCGCGCCGGCGAGCATTATCTACGAAGCGGACATGTGCCCGCCGGTACCGCCGCCATGCGAGCAGTCTTGGACGCCGTCGGCGTCTCGTACCCGCGCTCGCCGGGCAAGGCGTTGCTCTGGGCGCTCGCCCTGCGTGCCAGATTGGCCTGGCGCGGTCTGAAGTTCCACCCGCGTACGCCCGATGAGATCCCGCCCGAGCTGCGTCTGCGCCTGGATACCTGCTGGGGTACGTGCTCCAGCTTCGCCATGATCGATCAGGTCGCGGCAGAAGTGGTCGCCATGCGCCACCTTCTCGACGCGCTAAACGCCGGCGACGCTCTCCACATCGCGCGCGGCCTTGCCATTGAGATCCCGAAAACGCAACAGATCGGCGGTCGGTTCTTGCGTCAGCGGGCGGAGCGACTGGTGCGATTGCTGGAGCGGCTCACGACCGAGAACGGAGGCCCTTACGAGCACGCCATGTTCCACGCGTCGTTGGCAGGCAGCGCGTTCGAAGATGGGAAGTGGAGCGCGGCGTGGGCGCACGCCGATCAGTCCACAGTGATCTTGCGCCAGCACTGCCGCGGGGTCGCCTGGGAGACCGTCACCTTCGAAGGGTTCGCTCTGTCGGCGCTGGCGCAGATGGGGGAGCTGCGCGAGGTGGGCCGGCGGCTGCCGTTGCTAGTCAGTGATGCCGAGGAACGCGGGGACCTGTACGCGCAGCTCTGCTTCAAGGCCAGCTTTCCCAACTTGGTGTACCTGGCCGAAGACCGGCCCGACTATGCGCGTCGCGTCGCCGATGAGGCGATCGGGCGCTGGCCGAGCTCGGGAGCCTTCGACATCGAGCACTACTTCCATCTGATCGCCGGCATGCACCTGGATCTCTACGCCGGTGGCTGGGGCGCGTGGCGGCGGATCAACGAAGTCTGGCCCAAGCTGCAACGGGCGCTGCTGCTGGCCATGGAAAGCCCGCGCGTAGAGCTGCGCAACATGCGTGCGCGCGCGGCGCTGGCCGCAGCCAGCACCGGAGCTGGCGCCACAGCGGGGGGCATGGATCGGCGATGGACCGTCCCGCGCTTGCTTCGCCTCGCCGCGCGCGACGCCGCGCGCATCGCGCGGGATACCGGCATCGCCTCGGCCAGCCCGTTCTCCAAGCTGCTTCTCGCCGGGGTGGCACACGCCGAAGGCCGCCCCACGCAGGCTGCCGATGCATACGCGGAGGCGGCATGCGCCTGCGCCTCCGCCGACATGAACCTGTACGCTGCTGCCGCCCGTTATCGCGAGGGCGAGCTGCGCGGTGGCGACACCGGCCAGCGCCTGCGCAGCGAGAGCGAGGACTGGATGCGTGCTCAAGGCATCCAGAATCCCGCGGCCATGGCGCGCGTCTGGTGCCCGGTTGATAGCCTGGAGTTAGATCCGAAACGCCGTCGTGCATGA
- a CDS encoding acyl-CoA dehydrogenase family protein, with protein sequence MDFSLTEEQEQFRAALRDFAAREIAPLAESCDRSGAYPRELFLKLGALGYLGVGFPAEHGGSGGDAVTFAVFAEELARASAGIALGIYVHVALALSAVAAFGNDEQRRRQLAPGLRGERIGAWAFAEADAGSDPGGIRTRAVRDGDTYVVNGAKMFITNGTFADFVVATVSTAPEQGMKGLSLLVVERGTPGFRAARRIEMLGVRAAETAELVFEECRVPVANLLGAENTGFTAAMRTLTRGRIMAAAFAVGLATAAFEQALAYAKTRKAFGQPIGAFQGIGWMLADMHTAIEAARLLTYQAAWKAARNEPHILEASRAKLFATETCTRVTEQALQIHGGFGYAMESAAQRFYRDCKVLEIGEGTSQIQRNTIARILGLPA encoded by the coding sequence ATCGATTTCTCACTGACGGAAGAACAGGAACAGTTCCGGGCCGCCTTGCGTGACTTTGCTGCGCGTGAGATCGCCCCACTGGCCGAGTCATGCGATCGCAGCGGTGCCTACCCGCGTGAGCTGTTTCTGAAGCTCGGTGCACTTGGCTACCTCGGCGTGGGATTCCCTGCCGAACACGGCGGCAGCGGCGGCGATGCGGTCACCTTCGCCGTCTTTGCCGAGGAGCTGGCGCGGGCCTCGGCCGGCATCGCGCTCGGCATTTACGTGCACGTGGCGCTGGCGCTGTCGGCGGTTGCGGCGTTCGGCAATGACGAGCAGCGGCGGCGCCAGCTTGCGCCCGGCCTGCGCGGCGAGCGGATCGGCGCCTGGGCCTTCGCCGAGGCTGACGCCGGCTCCGACCCCGGCGGTATCCGCACGCGAGCCGTGCGCGACGGCGATACCTACGTCGTCAACGGCGCCAAGATGTTCATCACCAACGGCACCTTCGCCGACTTCGTCGTCGCCACCGTCTCGACTGCGCCGGAGCAGGGCATGAAGGGCTTGAGCCTCCTAGTCGTCGAGCGTGGGACGCCCGGCTTCCGCGCCGCCCGCCGGATCGAGATGCTCGGCGTGCGCGCGGCTGAAACCGCCGAGCTGGTGTTCGAGGAGTGCCGTGTGCCGGTGGCAAATCTGCTCGGCGCGGAGAACACCGGCTTCACCGCCGCCATGCGCACGCTCACGCGCGGGCGCATAATGGCCGCCGCCTTTGCCGTCGGCTTGGCCACAGCGGCCTTCGAGCAGGCACTCGCCTACGCCAAGACGCGCAAGGCGTTCGGCCAGCCGATCGGAGCGTTCCAAGGCATCGGTTGGATGCTCGCCGACATGCACACGGCGATCGAGGCGGCCCGGCTGCTCACCTATCAGGCGGCGTGGAAAGCGGCGCGCAATGAGCCGCACATCCTCGAAGCCTCGCGCGCCAAGCTCTTCGCCACCGAGACTTGCACGCGGGTCACCGAACAAGCGCTGCAAATCCACGGTGGGTTTGGCTACGCGATGGAGTCGGCGGCGCAGCGCTTTTACCGCGACTGCAAGGTGCTGGAGATCGGTGAAGGCACCTCGCAGATCCAGCGCAACACCATCGCCCGCATCCTGGGTTTGCCGGCGTGA
- a CDS encoding enoyl-CoA hydratase/isomerase family protein produces the protein MPFEALELSHQQGVTTLTLNRPERLNTIDLPALDEIIAALAEVRRSSARVLVLAGKGKAFCAGADQGEMVPRAPAEWEAIVDHYLDPLRALMALPIPTVAKIHGDCIGGGVGLALSCDFRIMRAGARIGIPFVKIGLAGCDMGAGYFLPRMVGFGRALDLMMTGRLLAAEEAERIGLVQRIASAETFEADAAALVTQLAAGPPRALRATKEAAYRSLDRDREAEFDFEVFAQVQCLQTADHREGVAAFKEKRPPTFKGA, from the coding sequence ATGCCATTTGAAGCGCTCGAGCTGTCGCACCAACAGGGCGTGACGACGCTGACCCTCAACCGTCCCGAGCGGTTGAACACTATCGACCTGCCCGCGCTCGATGAGATCATCGCGGCGCTGGCCGAGGTGCGTCGTTCCTCGGCGCGCGTGCTGGTGCTCGCCGGCAAGGGCAAGGCTTTCTGCGCCGGGGCCGATCAGGGTGAGATGGTGCCGCGCGCGCCGGCGGAGTGGGAAGCGATCGTCGATCACTACCTCGATCCGTTGCGCGCCTTGATGGCGTTGCCGATCCCGACCGTCGCCAAGATCCACGGCGACTGCATCGGTGGCGGCGTCGGGCTGGCGCTGAGCTGCGACTTCCGCATCATGCGTGCCGGCGCGCGCATCGGCATCCCGTTCGTGAAGATCGGCCTGGCCGGCTGCGACATGGGCGCAGGCTATTTCCTGCCCCGGATGGTGGGCTTCGGCCGTGCGCTCGATCTGATGATGACCGGGCGCCTGCTCGCGGCGGAGGAAGCCGAACGCATTGGCCTGGTGCAGCGCATCGCCTCGGCCGAGACGTTCGAGGCCGATGCGGCGGCGCTCGTAACGCAGCTTGCCGCCGGGCCGCCGCGGGCGTTGCGCGCCACCAAGGAAGCCGCCTACCGCTCGCTCGATCGCGATCGTGAAGCCGAGTTCGACTTCGAGGTCTTTGCCCAAGTGCAGTGCCTACAGACTGCCGATCACCGCGAAGGCGTCGCCGCGTTCAAGGAAAAGCGCCCGCCCACATTCAAAGGGGCGTGA